The Pygocentrus nattereri isolate fPygNat1 chromosome 1, fPygNat1.pri, whole genome shotgun sequence genome window below encodes:
- the maptb gene encoding microtubule-associated protein tau isoform X6, producing MDHQDLMNSSGENVASALASMTVNDGPQEGMKNGMAVHVGPGDSKGKGAGEDKLTPGEISAPHSGRSSAAFVDGEEELVNGDRARSVSPRQFPMSPSPVAQADGFGSVVPSLESQVKRSPSGKMDQKYGSSDSEDEREEAKKHSKDEGRAFRSAYEEDVEVSPGVLHSGYDIEHQEEEEHEKEEEEEEEEEEEEEEQEEEEDKEREEAVPLAQSSFVSDLLLQKNESFESKHGEAPYQPPLTPEEAKKRGLSFDYTEPQQLGHQGVSEGWENGSDKTPPESKSPDSCRADLGSPFSPSTTRRESPLTDQQKEAQRDQLEDEQEEEVSIPTAHPTVTVPKMETEAKPADADKERPEKYLDTTDEDLIATVEAAQNIQPTAKPEPAAVTVSKPSPPEPVKAAPTKTEPVKEAPVKKAKKPVATVAATPSPKSATIPQKAPSKDAAPVRKTSAPSKAGAGAAASDKSTKAADAKTKTPGAKPQGVGTKIPAASRAEQRKTGAGPIERAESPKTPDRSGCSSPATPKSPASRSSTPGQQVKKVAVVRTPPKSPGSLRSRTPIAPVAPMPDLKNVKSKIGSTENIRHQPGGGKVQILDKKMDLTNVQAKCGSKANIRHAPGGGNIQIVHKKIDLSNVQSKCGSKANIHHKPGGGNIEIKSEKLDFKAQSKVGSLENIGHTPGGGQRKIESHKLMFREQAKARTDHGAEIVVQSPGMSADGSPHQLSKVSSSGSINMTESPQLSTLADQVSASLAKQGL from the exons GAGCAGGTGAAG ACAAGCTAACACCAGGAGAGATCTCTGCACCACACAGTGGCAGGAGCAGTGCGGCATTCGTAGATGGGGAGGAGGAGCTTGTGAATGGTGACAGGGCCAGGTCTGTTAGCCCACGCCAGTTCCCCATGTCCCCATCACCTGTTGCCCAGGCTGATGGGTTTGGGTCAGTGGTTCCAAGCTTGGAAAGCCAGGTGAAGAGGAGTCCTTCAGGAAAGATGGACCAAAAGTATGGTTCCAGCGATTCTGAAGATGAGAGGGAGGAAGCCAAGAAGCATAGTAAGGATGAGGGCAGAGCCTTTAGATCTGCCTACGAGGAAGACGTAGAAGTGAGTCCTGGTGTGCTCCATAGTGGTTATGATATAGAACAtcaggaagaggaggagcatgaaaaagaagaggaggaagaggaagaagaagaagaagaagaagaagagcaagaagaagaagaggacaaagaaagagaagaagcagTTCCTCTGGCTCAAAGTTCTTTTGTCTCAGACTTGTTGCtgcagaaaaatgaaagctttgagAGCAAACATGGAGAAGCTCCATATCAACCCCCACTGACTCCAGAGGAAGCAAAGAAGCGAGGGTTGTCTTTTGACTACACCGAACCCCAGCAGCTTGGCCATCAAGGTGTTTCTGAGGGTTGGGAGAATGGCTCTGATAAAACCCCTCCAGAAAGCAAGAGTCCTGACTCCTGCAGGGCTGACCTGGGATCACCTTTTTCCCCAAGTACTACTCGTCGGGAGTCTCCTCTCACTGACCAACAGAAAGAAGCCCAAAGAGACCAGCTGGAGGatgaacaagaagaagaggtCAGCATTCCCACAGCTCACCCAACGGTAACAGTACCTAAGATGGAGACAGAAGCCAAGCCAGCTGATGCCGACAAAGAGAGACCAGAGAAGTACTTGGATACAACTGACGAAGATCTCATTGCTACCGTGGAAGCAGCCCAGAACATCCAGCCTACTGCAAAACCAGAACCAGCGGCTGTCACTGTTAGTAAGCCCAGTCCCCCAGAACCAGTGAAAGCAGCTCCAACTAAAACAGAACCTGTCAAAGAAGCCCCcgttaaaaaagcaaagaagccTGTTGCCACAGTCGCCGCAACCCCTTCCCCCAAGTCCGCTACAATACCCCAGAAAGCCCCCTCAAAAGATGCTGCTCCAGTCCGAAAAACAAGCGCCCCATCAAAAG CTGGAGCGGGAGCAGCAGCATCTGATAAAAGCACTAAG GCCGCTGATGCTAAGACAAAGACTCCAGGTGCTAAACCTCAGGGAGTGGGCACCAAAATCCCTG CTGCTTCAAGGGCGGAACAACGGAAAACGGGAGCAGGTCCGATCGAAAGAG CTGAGTCACCAAAGACTCCGGACCGCAGTGGCTGCAGCAGCCCCGCCACACCCAAGTCTCCGGCCAGCCGGTCCAGTACACCTGGGCAGCAGGTAAAGAAGGTGGCAGTGGTGCGCACTCCACCCAAATCACCCGGCTCCCTCAGGTCCCGCACCCCCATTGCACCAGTTGCCCCCATGCCTGACCTGAAGAACGTCAAGTCTAAGATTGGCTCCACTGAGAACATCAGGCACCAGCCTGGGGGTGGGAAG GTGCAAATCCTTGACAAGAAGATGGATCTCACCAACGTGCAGGCAAAGTGTGGCTCCAAAGCCAACATCAGGCACGCTCCAGGAGGTGGCAAT ATTCAAATTGTGCACAAAAAGATTGATCTGAGTAACGTGCAGTCAAAGTGCGGCTCCAAGGCCAACATCCACCATAAACCAG GTGGAGGGAATATTGAGATCAAGTCAGAGAAGCTGGACTTTAAAGCTCAGTCGAAAGTTGGATCTCTTGAAAACATCGGCCATACGCCTGGAGGCGGTCAAAGGAAG ATTGAGAGCCACAAACTGATGTTCCGCGAGCAGGCGAAAGCTCGCACTGACCATGGCGCCGAGATCGTTGTCCAGTCACCAGGCATGTCAGCGGACGGCTCTCCCCACCAACTCAGCAAAGTGTCTTCCTCTGGCAGCATCAACATGACGGAATCCCCGCAGCTCTCCACGCTAGCTGATCAGGTGTCCGCCTCCCTCGCCAAGCAAGGCCTGTGA
- the maptb gene encoding microtubule-associated protein tau isoform X7, with translation MDHQDLMNSSGENVASALASMTVNDGPQEGAGEDKLTPGEISAPHSGRSSAAFVDGEEELVNGDRARSVSPRQFPMSPSPVAQADGFGSVVPSLESQVKRSPSGKMDQKYGSSDSEDEREEAKKHSKDEGRAFRSAYEEDVEVSPGVLHSGYDIEHQEEEEHEKEEEEEEEEEEEEEEQEEEEDKEREEAVPLAQSSFVSDLLLQKNESFESKHGEAPYQPPLTPEEAKKRGLSFDYTEPQQLGHQGVSEGWENGSDKTPPESKSPDSCRADLGSPFSPSTTRRESPLTDQQKEAQRDQLEDEQEEEVSIPTAHPTVTVPKMETEAKPADADKERPEKYLDTTDEDLIATVEAAQNIQPTAKPEPAAVTVSKPSPPEPVKAAPTKTEPVKEAPVKKAKKPVATVAATPSPKSATIPQKAPSKDAAPVRKTSAPSKAGAGAAASDKSTKAADAKTKTPGAKPQGVGTKIPAASRAEQRKTGAGPIERAESPKTPDRSGCSSPATPKSPASRSSTPGQQVKKVAVVRTPPKSPGSLRSRTPIAPVAPMPDLKNVKSKIGSTENIRHQPGGGKVQILDKKMDLTNVQAKCGSKANIRHAPGGGNIQIVHKKIDLSNVQSKCGSKANIHHKPGGGNIEIKSEKLDFKAQSKVGSLENIGHTPGGGQRKIESHKLMFREQAKARTDHGAEIVVQSPGMSADGSPHQLSKVSSSGSINMTESPQLSTLADQVSASLAKQGL, from the exons GAGCAGGTGAAG ACAAGCTAACACCAGGAGAGATCTCTGCACCACACAGTGGCAGGAGCAGTGCGGCATTCGTAGATGGGGAGGAGGAGCTTGTGAATGGTGACAGGGCCAGGTCTGTTAGCCCACGCCAGTTCCCCATGTCCCCATCACCTGTTGCCCAGGCTGATGGGTTTGGGTCAGTGGTTCCAAGCTTGGAAAGCCAGGTGAAGAGGAGTCCTTCAGGAAAGATGGACCAAAAGTATGGTTCCAGCGATTCTGAAGATGAGAGGGAGGAAGCCAAGAAGCATAGTAAGGATGAGGGCAGAGCCTTTAGATCTGCCTACGAGGAAGACGTAGAAGTGAGTCCTGGTGTGCTCCATAGTGGTTATGATATAGAACAtcaggaagaggaggagcatgaaaaagaagaggaggaagaggaagaagaagaagaagaagaagaagagcaagaagaagaagaggacaaagaaagagaagaagcagTTCCTCTGGCTCAAAGTTCTTTTGTCTCAGACTTGTTGCtgcagaaaaatgaaagctttgagAGCAAACATGGAGAAGCTCCATATCAACCCCCACTGACTCCAGAGGAAGCAAAGAAGCGAGGGTTGTCTTTTGACTACACCGAACCCCAGCAGCTTGGCCATCAAGGTGTTTCTGAGGGTTGGGAGAATGGCTCTGATAAAACCCCTCCAGAAAGCAAGAGTCCTGACTCCTGCAGGGCTGACCTGGGATCACCTTTTTCCCCAAGTACTACTCGTCGGGAGTCTCCTCTCACTGACCAACAGAAAGAAGCCCAAAGAGACCAGCTGGAGGatgaacaagaagaagaggtCAGCATTCCCACAGCTCACCCAACGGTAACAGTACCTAAGATGGAGACAGAAGCCAAGCCAGCTGATGCCGACAAAGAGAGACCAGAGAAGTACTTGGATACAACTGACGAAGATCTCATTGCTACCGTGGAAGCAGCCCAGAACATCCAGCCTACTGCAAAACCAGAACCAGCGGCTGTCACTGTTAGTAAGCCCAGTCCCCCAGAACCAGTGAAAGCAGCTCCAACTAAAACAGAACCTGTCAAAGAAGCCCCcgttaaaaaagcaaagaagccTGTTGCCACAGTCGCCGCAACCCCTTCCCCCAAGTCCGCTACAATACCCCAGAAAGCCCCCTCAAAAGATGCTGCTCCAGTCCGAAAAACAAGCGCCCCATCAAAAG CTGGAGCGGGAGCAGCAGCATCTGATAAAAGCACTAAG GCCGCTGATGCTAAGACAAAGACTCCAGGTGCTAAACCTCAGGGAGTGGGCACCAAAATCCCTG CTGCTTCAAGGGCGGAACAACGGAAAACGGGAGCAGGTCCGATCGAAAGAG CTGAGTCACCAAAGACTCCGGACCGCAGTGGCTGCAGCAGCCCCGCCACACCCAAGTCTCCGGCCAGCCGGTCCAGTACACCTGGGCAGCAGGTAAAGAAGGTGGCAGTGGTGCGCACTCCACCCAAATCACCCGGCTCCCTCAGGTCCCGCACCCCCATTGCACCAGTTGCCCCCATGCCTGACCTGAAGAACGTCAAGTCTAAGATTGGCTCCACTGAGAACATCAGGCACCAGCCTGGGGGTGGGAAG GTGCAAATCCTTGACAAGAAGATGGATCTCACCAACGTGCAGGCAAAGTGTGGCTCCAAAGCCAACATCAGGCACGCTCCAGGAGGTGGCAAT ATTCAAATTGTGCACAAAAAGATTGATCTGAGTAACGTGCAGTCAAAGTGCGGCTCCAAGGCCAACATCCACCATAAACCAG GTGGAGGGAATATTGAGATCAAGTCAGAGAAGCTGGACTTTAAAGCTCAGTCGAAAGTTGGATCTCTTGAAAACATCGGCCATACGCCTGGAGGCGGTCAAAGGAAG ATTGAGAGCCACAAACTGATGTTCCGCGAGCAGGCGAAAGCTCGCACTGACCATGGCGCCGAGATCGTTGTCCAGTCACCAGGCATGTCAGCGGACGGCTCTCCCCACCAACTCAGCAAAGTGTCTTCCTCTGGCAGCATCAACATGACGGAATCCCCGCAGCTCTCCACGCTAGCTGATCAGGTGTCCGCCTCCCTCGCCAAGCAAGGCCTGTGA
- the maptb gene encoding microtubule-associated protein tau isoform X3, whose protein sequence is MDHQDLMNSSGENVASALASMTVNDGPQEEETEGSKPEVNSQEPITEGTEPKTVSPQEDVVSGAGEDKLTPGEISAPHSGRSSAAFVDGEEELVNGDRARSVSPRQFPMSPSPVAQADGFGSVVPSLESQVKRSPSGKMDQKYGSSDSEDEREEAKKHSKDEGRAFRSAYEEDVEVSPGVLHSGYDIEHQEEEEHEKEEEEEEEEEEEEEEQEEEEDKEREEAVPLAQSSFVSDLLLQKNESFESKHGEAPYQPPLTPEEAKKRGLSFDYTEPQQLGHQGVSEGWENGSDKTPPESKSPDSCRADLGSPFSPSTTRRESPLTDQQKEAQRDQLEDEQEEEVSIPTAHPTVTVPKMETEAKPADADKERPEKYLDTTDEDLIATVEAAQNIQPTAKPEPAAVTVSKPSPPEPVKAAPTKTEPVKEAPVKKAKKPVATVAATPSPKSATIPQKAPSKDAAPVRKTSAPSKAGAGAAASDKSTKAADAKTKTPGAKPQGVGTKIPAASRAEQRKTGAGPIERAESPKTPDRSGCSSPATPKSPASRSSTPGQQVKKVAVVRTPPKSPGSLRSRTPIAPVAPMPDLKNVKSKIGSTENIRHQPGGGKVQILDKKMDLTNVQAKCGSKANIRHAPGGGNIQIVHKKIDLSNVQSKCGSKANIHHKPGGGNIEIKSEKLDFKAQSKVGSLENIGHTPGGGQRKIESHKLMFREQAKARTDHGAEIVVQSPGMSADGSPHQLSKVSSSGSINMTESPQLSTLADQVSASLAKQGL, encoded by the exons GAGCAGGTGAAG ACAAGCTAACACCAGGAGAGATCTCTGCACCACACAGTGGCAGGAGCAGTGCGGCATTCGTAGATGGGGAGGAGGAGCTTGTGAATGGTGACAGGGCCAGGTCTGTTAGCCCACGCCAGTTCCCCATGTCCCCATCACCTGTTGCCCAGGCTGATGGGTTTGGGTCAGTGGTTCCAAGCTTGGAAAGCCAGGTGAAGAGGAGTCCTTCAGGAAAGATGGACCAAAAGTATGGTTCCAGCGATTCTGAAGATGAGAGGGAGGAAGCCAAGAAGCATAGTAAGGATGAGGGCAGAGCCTTTAGATCTGCCTACGAGGAAGACGTAGAAGTGAGTCCTGGTGTGCTCCATAGTGGTTATGATATAGAACAtcaggaagaggaggagcatgaaaaagaagaggaggaagaggaagaagaagaagaagaagaagaagagcaagaagaagaagaggacaaagaaagagaagaagcagTTCCTCTGGCTCAAAGTTCTTTTGTCTCAGACTTGTTGCtgcagaaaaatgaaagctttgagAGCAAACATGGAGAAGCTCCATATCAACCCCCACTGACTCCAGAGGAAGCAAAGAAGCGAGGGTTGTCTTTTGACTACACCGAACCCCAGCAGCTTGGCCATCAAGGTGTTTCTGAGGGTTGGGAGAATGGCTCTGATAAAACCCCTCCAGAAAGCAAGAGTCCTGACTCCTGCAGGGCTGACCTGGGATCACCTTTTTCCCCAAGTACTACTCGTCGGGAGTCTCCTCTCACTGACCAACAGAAAGAAGCCCAAAGAGACCAGCTGGAGGatgaacaagaagaagaggtCAGCATTCCCACAGCTCACCCAACGGTAACAGTACCTAAGATGGAGACAGAAGCCAAGCCAGCTGATGCCGACAAAGAGAGACCAGAGAAGTACTTGGATACAACTGACGAAGATCTCATTGCTACCGTGGAAGCAGCCCAGAACATCCAGCCTACTGCAAAACCAGAACCAGCGGCTGTCACTGTTAGTAAGCCCAGTCCCCCAGAACCAGTGAAAGCAGCTCCAACTAAAACAGAACCTGTCAAAGAAGCCCCcgttaaaaaagcaaagaagccTGTTGCCACAGTCGCCGCAACCCCTTCCCCCAAGTCCGCTACAATACCCCAGAAAGCCCCCTCAAAAGATGCTGCTCCAGTCCGAAAAACAAGCGCCCCATCAAAAG CTGGAGCGGGAGCAGCAGCATCTGATAAAAGCACTAAG GCCGCTGATGCTAAGACAAAGACTCCAGGTGCTAAACCTCAGGGAGTGGGCACCAAAATCCCTG CTGCTTCAAGGGCGGAACAACGGAAAACGGGAGCAGGTCCGATCGAAAGAG CTGAGTCACCAAAGACTCCGGACCGCAGTGGCTGCAGCAGCCCCGCCACACCCAAGTCTCCGGCCAGCCGGTCCAGTACACCTGGGCAGCAGGTAAAGAAGGTGGCAGTGGTGCGCACTCCACCCAAATCACCCGGCTCCCTCAGGTCCCGCACCCCCATTGCACCAGTTGCCCCCATGCCTGACCTGAAGAACGTCAAGTCTAAGATTGGCTCCACTGAGAACATCAGGCACCAGCCTGGGGGTGGGAAG GTGCAAATCCTTGACAAGAAGATGGATCTCACCAACGTGCAGGCAAAGTGTGGCTCCAAAGCCAACATCAGGCACGCTCCAGGAGGTGGCAAT ATTCAAATTGTGCACAAAAAGATTGATCTGAGTAACGTGCAGTCAAAGTGCGGCTCCAAGGCCAACATCCACCATAAACCAG GTGGAGGGAATATTGAGATCAAGTCAGAGAAGCTGGACTTTAAAGCTCAGTCGAAAGTTGGATCTCTTGAAAACATCGGCCATACGCCTGGAGGCGGTCAAAGGAAG ATTGAGAGCCACAAACTGATGTTCCGCGAGCAGGCGAAAGCTCGCACTGACCATGGCGCCGAGATCGTTGTCCAGTCACCAGGCATGTCAGCGGACGGCTCTCCCCACCAACTCAGCAAAGTGTCTTCCTCTGGCAGCATCAACATGACGGAATCCCCGCAGCTCTCCACGCTAGCTGATCAGGTGTCCGCCTCCCTCGCCAAGCAAGGCCTGTGA